A section of the Leptospiraceae bacterium genome encodes:
- a CDS encoding helix-turn-helix transcriptional regulator, whose protein sequence is MKHSVLKKIGQNIRTCRINKGLSQERLAEICGLHRTYVGSVERGERNISILNLERIANALNTTIKDLLNDHNNSTD, encoded by the coding sequence ATGAAACATAGCGTACTCAAGAAAATCGGTCAAAACATACGTACTTGCCGTATCAACAAGGGTTTATCCCAAGAACGATTGGCGGAAATATGTGGTTTGCACCGAACTTATGTTGGTAGTGTTGAACGGGGCGAAAGAAACATAAGTATTTTGAATCTTGAGCGAATCGCCAATGCCCTTAATACCACAATAAAGGATTTGCTCAATGACCACAACAATTCAACAGACTGA